A stretch of the Flavobacterium sp. 5 genome encodes the following:
- a CDS encoding gluconate 5-dehydrogenase, whose product MINSLFDVNGKIALITGSTHGLGMAMAKGLGNAGATIVVNGNSSQQKIDDAVKELQNEGINAVGYKFNVTNEQEVKDAIQNIESKVGPIDILINNAGIIKRIPLIEMEVADFKEVIDIDLVSPFIVSKHVAKGMIERRQGKIINICSMMSELGRNTVGAYAAAKGGLKMLTKNMATEWAKYNIQINGIGPGYFATEQTKPIRVDGHPFNDFIISRTPAAKWGDPSDLAGATIFLSSKASDFVNGHILYVDGGILATIGKPSNE is encoded by the coding sequence ATGATAAATTCATTATTTGATGTAAATGGAAAAATTGCCCTAATTACAGGAAGTACACACGGACTGGGAATGGCAATGGCAAAAGGATTAGGTAACGCTGGGGCTACAATTGTTGTAAACGGTAACTCCTCACAACAAAAAATTGATGATGCCGTTAAGGAACTTCAAAATGAAGGTATCAATGCGGTTGGTTATAAATTTAATGTAACAAATGAGCAAGAGGTTAAAGATGCTATTCAAAACATTGAAAGTAAAGTTGGACCAATTGATATCCTAATTAATAATGCAGGAATCATTAAAAGAATTCCATTAATCGAAATGGAAGTTGCCGATTTTAAAGAAGTGATTGATATTGATTTGGTGAGTCCTTTCATCGTTTCCAAACATGTTGCAAAAGGAATGATTGAAAGAAGACAAGGTAAAATAATCAATATTTGTTCCATGATGAGTGAATTGGGCCGCAATACTGTAGGGGCCTATGCTGCTGCAAAAGGCGGTTTAAAAATGTTAACCAAAAACATGGCTACCGAATGGGCAAAATACAATATACAGATCAATGGAATTGGACCAGGCTATTTTGCTACTGAACAAACTAAACCTATCAGAGTTGATGGACATCCTTTTAATGATTTTATAATCAGTCGTACGCCAGCTGCAAAATGGGGAGATCCTAGTGATTTAGCAGGTGCAACCATATTTTTATCCTCAAAAGCAAGTGATTTTGTAAACGGTCACATCCTTTATGTAGATGGCGGAATCCTTGCAACAATTGGAAAACCTTCAAACGAATAA
- the uxaC gene encoding glucuronate isomerase translates to MSTNFIHDNFLLENKYAEELYHNYSKNQPIIDYHNHLNPQFIAEDKIFDSITNAWINGDHYKWRAMRTLGINEQFITGNGSDKDKFINWAKTVPYTMRNPLYHWTHLELARYFGITELLNEKSAESIYEQVSAKINSQEYSTRNLLKKVNAEFVCTTEDPIDNLQYHQKLAKSDFTTKVSTAFRPDKAILISNDGYNAYIDTLAEVAGVSINSYADLCSALTNRIEYFDKNGCKLCDHGLDQIYFENFTENQINVIFKRKRENQVLTNEETLKFQSAILLFLSETYHKYGWVQQFHLGALRNNNARMHSILGPDTGWDSIGDYPQAQKLSGFLNALDSKNKLTKTIIYNLNPADNEVMATMIGNFNDGSVKGKVQFGSGWWFLDQKDGMTKQLNALSNMGLISCFIGMLTDSRSFLSFPRHEYFRRILCNLLGDEIKRGELPNDIEWIGKMVSDISYNNAKQYFKY, encoded by the coding sequence ATGAGTACAAATTTCATACATGACAATTTTTTATTAGAAAACAAATATGCTGAAGAATTATATCATAATTATTCTAAAAATCAGCCTATTATAGACTATCACAATCACTTAAATCCTCAGTTTATTGCCGAAGATAAAATTTTCGACAGTATTACCAATGCATGGATAAATGGAGACCACTACAAGTGGCGGGCTATGCGTACTTTAGGAATCAACGAACAATTTATCACAGGAAATGGTTCGGATAAAGATAAATTTATCAATTGGGCAAAAACAGTTCCATATACAATGCGTAATCCTTTGTATCATTGGACACATTTAGAATTGGCTCGTTATTTTGGTATTACTGAATTATTAAACGAAAAATCGGCAGAATCAATTTACGAACAAGTTTCTGCAAAAATCAATTCTCAGGAATACAGTACACGAAACTTACTTAAAAAAGTAAATGCTGAATTTGTATGTACTACTGAAGATCCGATTGACAACTTACAATATCACCAAAAATTAGCAAAAAGTGACTTTACTACAAAAGTAAGTACCGCTTTTAGACCTGATAAAGCTATTCTTATTTCGAATGATGGATACAATGCTTATATAGACACTTTAGCAGAAGTGGCGGGAGTTTCTATTAATTCGTATGCAGATTTATGTTCAGCATTAACAAACAGAATCGAATATTTTGACAAAAATGGCTGCAAATTATGTGATCATGGTTTGGATCAAATTTATTTTGAAAACTTTACTGAAAATCAGATAAATGTTATATTTAAAAGAAAAAGAGAAAATCAAGTCTTAACTAATGAAGAAACTTTAAAATTTCAAAGTGCCATCTTATTATTTTTATCCGAAACGTATCATAAATACGGATGGGTGCAACAATTTCACTTAGGAGCATTGAGAAATAATAATGCTCGTATGCATAGTATTTTAGGTCCAGATACCGGATGGGATTCTATTGGAGATTATCCACAAGCTCAAAAACTATCTGGTTTCTTGAATGCCTTGGATAGCAAAAATAAATTGACAAAAACAATCATTTATAATTTGAATCCTGCCGATAATGAAGTAATGGCTACCATGATTGGTAACTTTAACGACGGAAGTGTAAAAGGTAAAGTCCAATTTGGTTCTGGATGGTGGTTTTTAGACCAAAAAGACGGAATGACAAAACAATTGAATGCACTTTCAAACATGGGACTTATTAGCTGTTTTATTGGAATGTTGACAGATTCCAGAAGCTTTTTATCATTTCCAAGACATGAATATTTTAGACGTATTCTTTGTAACCTTTTAGGAGATGAAATCAAAAGAGGTGAACTTCCTAATGACATAGAATGGATAGGTAAAATGGTTTCAGACATTAGTTATAATAATGCCAAACAATATTTTAAATATTAA
- a CDS encoding sugar kinase — translation MNKVVSFGEIMLRLSPEGNLRFGQAQAFGATYGGGEFNVAVSLENYGITAEFVTRLPENEIGTCALREIRKMNVESKNIIYGGERLGIYFLERGAGTRGSNVVYDRSHSSMATIEKGSIDWENVLKDANWFHWSGITAAISESAAEACLEAIKVAHKLGLTISCDLNYRSKLWQYGKTPSEVMPEMLQYCNVILGDIDTAHFMLGKPKVNPNYQDEKSLPVLYTALFDLIPNLKTVATTLRYSVSASHQRIGGILFDGGKIHQAAVKEVTPVIDRVGSGDAFMGGLIYGLLEYPNNNQRALNFAVAACCLKHTVAGDYNLATLKEVQNMADGDSAGLVSR, via the coding sequence ATGAATAAAGTAGTTTCATTCGGAGAAATAATGTTACGCCTTTCACCAGAAGGAAATTTACGTTTTGGTCAAGCCCAAGCGTTTGGAGCTACTTATGGTGGAGGTGAATTTAATGTTGCTGTTTCTTTAGAAAATTATGGTATAACCGCAGAATTTGTAACGCGATTACCAGAAAATGAGATTGGAACATGCGCGTTAAGAGAAATACGAAAAATGAACGTAGAATCCAAAAATATCATTTATGGAGGAGAACGTTTAGGGATTTATTTTCTTGAAAGAGGTGCTGGAACAAGAGGAAGTAACGTAGTTTACGACCGTTCACATAGCTCTATGGCGACTATCGAGAAAGGAAGTATCGATTGGGAAAATGTACTAAAAGATGCTAACTGGTTTCACTGGAGTGGAATCACAGCTGCAATATCTGAGAGCGCAGCCGAAGCTTGTTTAGAAGCTATTAAAGTTGCTCATAAATTAGGATTAACCATTTCATGTGATTTGAATTACAGATCCAAATTGTGGCAATATGGAAAAACTCCAAGTGAAGTTATGCCAGAAATGTTACAATACTGTAATGTAATTTTAGGAGATATTGATACGGCGCATTTCATGTTAGGAAAACCTAAAGTAAATCCAAACTATCAAGATGAGAAATCACTTCCGGTTTTGTATACAGCATTATTTGATTTAATTCCGAATTTAAAAACAGTAGCTACAACATTACGCTATTCGGTAAGTGCTTCGCACCAAAGAATTGGCGGAATATTATTTGATGGGGGAAAAATTCATCAAGCCGCTGTAAAAGAAGTTACCCCAGTAATTGATCGAGTTGGAAGTGGAGATGCCTTTATGGGAGGATTAATTTACGGTTTATTAGAATATCCTAATAATAACCAAAGAGCCTTAAACTTTGCTGTTGCTGCTTGTTGTTTAAAACATACCGTTGCCGGAGATTACAATTTGGCGACCTTAAAAGAAGTACAAAACATGGCAGATGGCGATTCTGCTGGATTAGTTTCTAGATAA
- a CDS encoding bifunctional 4-hydroxy-2-oxoglutarate aldolase/2-dehydro-3-deoxy-phosphogluconate aldolase yields the protein MAKYTRIEVAAVMKETGLVPLFYHTDVSLAKKVLKACYDGGARLMEFTSRGDFAFEIFGELNKYAIKELPGMILGVGSITDAAAASLYMQMGANFIVTPVFREDIAIVCNRRKVLWSPGCASLTEIAKAEELGCEIVKLFPGEIYGPQFIKGIKGPCPWTSIMPTGGVTTEKENLKSWFDAGATCVGIGSQLITNEILLSRDLDVLEIQVRKTLATIKEVRQK from the coding sequence ATGGCAAAATATACAAGAATTGAAGTTGCGGCAGTAATGAAAGAAACAGGTTTAGTTCCTTTATTCTATCATACTGATGTATCGTTAGCAAAAAAAGTACTAAAAGCATGTTATGATGGTGGCGCCCGATTAATGGAATTTACAAGCAGAGGAGATTTTGCTTTTGAAATTTTTGGAGAGCTTAATAAATATGCGATAAAAGAATTACCAGGAATGATTCTGGGAGTAGGATCTATAACAGATGCAGCAGCTGCTTCACTTTATATGCAAATGGGAGCCAATTTTATTGTTACTCCAGTTTTCAGAGAAGATATTGCTATTGTTTGTAACCGCAGAAAAGTATTATGGTCACCTGGTTGTGCATCACTCACAGAAATTGCTAAAGCTGAAGAATTGGGTTGTGAAATTGTAAAATTATTTCCGGGTGAAATCTATGGACCTCAATTCATAAAAGGAATAAAAGGACCATGCCCTTGGACAAGTATTATGCCTACAGGGGGTGTCACTACTGAAAAAGAAAATCTAAAAAGCTGGTTTGACGCTGGTGCAACATGTGTAGGCATTGGTTCTCAACTAATAACCAACGAAATATTGTTAAGCCGAGATTTGGATGTATTAGAAATTCAAGTCAGAAAAACTTTAGCTACCATTAAAGAGGTTAGGCAAAAATAA
- a CDS encoding tagaturonate reductase — MKNLNRKNLGLEKLQPIKVIQFGEGNFLRAFVDYAFHTLNKEVDFNAGIAIVQPLKDGMVNMINDQDGLYTLFMNGIKKGEKIQDIELITNIVKAINPYSDFADYLALAKEEALQFIVSNTTEAGIEFLDSDTPDMQPPAAFPAKLTVLLHERFKHFKGDASKGLTIIPCELIDYNSETLKKCILQYCDLWKLEDAFKTWVSEACTYHSTLVDRIVPGYPRAEIEDYNNKLDYQDNLIVAAEPFFLWAIEGGEALKAKLPFHKTNLNVKIVDDIRPFKMIKVRILNGAHTAMVPISLLYGNKLVMETVNGDFTGKFVNSVISEISGTLDMDKNEIQAYSEEVMDRFKNPFIKHALADIALNSISKFKVRVLPSLLGHYNATQKLPTALTFSLACLIQFYKGTWNNEALPVKDTPELVEAFKNAWELGSLDSVVASVLANTEFWGEDLTKIKGLSEALVTALNEIETNGIENGFANFSKTVLV, encoded by the coding sequence ATGAAAAATTTAAATAGAAAAAATTTAGGATTAGAGAAATTACAACCTATTAAAGTAATTCAATTTGGAGAAGGGAATTTCCTTAGAGCTTTTGTTGATTACGCTTTTCACACACTAAATAAAGAAGTAGATTTCAATGCTGGTATCGCAATCGTTCAACCATTGAAAGATGGTATGGTAAATATGATTAACGATCAAGATGGTCTTTACACTTTGTTTATGAACGGAATCAAAAAAGGTGAAAAAATTCAAGACATTGAGCTAATTACTAATATTGTAAAAGCAATAAATCCATATAGTGATTTTGCAGATTATTTAGCTTTAGCCAAAGAAGAGGCACTTCAATTTATTGTTTCAAATACTACTGAGGCTGGAATTGAATTTCTTGACAGCGACACACCAGATATGCAACCACCTGCTGCATTTCCAGCAAAGTTGACTGTTTTATTACATGAAAGATTCAAACATTTTAAAGGAGATGCTTCAAAAGGATTGACTATCATTCCTTGTGAATTGATTGATTACAACTCGGAGACTTTAAAAAAATGTATCTTACAATATTGTGATTTATGGAAGTTAGAAGATGCATTTAAAACATGGGTATCAGAAGCTTGTACGTATCACAGTACTTTGGTTGACAGAATTGTTCCAGGATATCCTAGAGCTGAAATTGAAGACTACAATAACAAATTAGATTATCAAGACAATTTAATTGTTGCTGCAGAACCATTCTTCCTTTGGGCTATTGAAGGCGGTGAGGCGCTAAAAGCAAAACTACCTTTCCACAAAACAAATTTGAATGTTAAGATTGTTGACGATATACGTCCTTTCAAAATGATAAAAGTTAGAATTTTGAACGGAGCTCATACAGCAATGGTTCCTATTTCATTATTATACGGTAACAAATTAGTAATGGAAACAGTTAACGGCGATTTTACTGGGAAATTTGTAAACAGTGTAATTAGCGAAATTAGCGGTACTCTTGATATGGATAAGAATGAAATTCAAGCGTATTCTGAAGAAGTAATGGACAGATTTAAAAATCCATTTATCAAACATGCACTTGCTGATATTGCTTTAAATTCTATCTCAAAATTCAAAGTTAGAGTTTTACCAAGTTTATTAGGACACTATAATGCAACTCAAAAACTACCTACTGCATTAACTTTTTCATTAGCTTGTTTAATCCAATTTTACAAAGGAACTTGGAACAATGAAGCATTACCAGTAAAAGATACTCCAGAATTAGTTGAAGCATTCAAAAATGCTTGGGAATTAGGATCTTTAGATTCAGTTGTAGCATCAGTTTTAGCTAATACCGAATTCTGGGGTGAAGATTTGACTAAAATCAAAGGTTTATCTGAAGCTTTAGTAACAGCTTTAAATGAGATTGAAACTAATGGAATTGAAAATGGCTTTGCAAATTTCAGTAAAACAGTTCTAGTTTAG
- a CDS encoding UxaA family hydrolase: MQKKLIKVNPADNVIVALTDLVQNEQITFEGTTVIPTTDVKAKHKIAEKDFAIGDDIIMYGVLVGKAALPVKKGEVVTTENVKHQSEKVFGKTGNLGWTPPNVDRWKDKTFNGYHRTDGQVGTKNVWLFFPLVFCENKNIEKLKDIFENELLPKKEVSYKNLLRSLIEEKSVEEVADKSPNENLLDNIEIKFINHQGGCGGIRQDSELLAKLLAGYVNNPNVAGATVLSLGCQNLQIDIFQKALKTMSPNSDKEILIYEQQQIGTTDQMFQMVIKDSYEAIKRANQIKRKPAPLSKLSIGLECGGSDGFSGISANPSLGIVSDIFAALGGKTILAEFPELCGVEQELMNRCVDEEKADKFLTLMKAFEKSVVDAGSGFDMNPSPGNIKDGLITDAMKSAGAAKKGGTSPVVDVLDYGEYISKPGLNLLNTPGNDAECTTGLVGSGATVVLFTTGLGNPMGNPIAPVVKISSNTALINRMSDIIDVNAGTVITGEKTITEVGAEIVDYIIELASGNIETKADQLKQDVFIPWKRGVSL, from the coding sequence ATGCAAAAGAAATTAATAAAAGTAAACCCAGCAGATAACGTAATTGTCGCTTTAACCGATTTGGTACAAAACGAACAAATTACATTTGAGGGAACTACCGTTATACCAACAACTGATGTTAAAGCAAAACATAAAATTGCAGAGAAAGATTTTGCAATTGGTGATGATATCATAATGTATGGAGTTTTAGTTGGAAAAGCTGCACTACCCGTAAAAAAAGGAGAAGTAGTTACCACCGAAAATGTAAAACATCAAAGTGAAAAAGTTTTCGGTAAAACCGGAAATTTAGGTTGGACTCCTCCAAATGTAGATCGCTGGAAAGACAAAACTTTCAACGGATATCACCGTACAGATGGACAAGTGGGTACCAAAAACGTTTGGTTGTTTTTTCCATTGGTTTTTTGTGAAAACAAAAATATCGAGAAACTGAAAGATATTTTCGAAAATGAATTACTACCTAAAAAAGAGGTTTCTTATAAAAATTTATTACGCTCTTTAATTGAAGAAAAAAGTGTTGAAGAAGTTGCAGATAAATCTCCAAATGAGAATCTTTTAGATAATATTGAAATAAAATTCATCAATCATCAAGGTGGTTGCGGTGGGATTCGACAAGATTCAGAGCTGTTAGCAAAACTGCTTGCAGGATACGTAAACAACCCGAACGTTGCAGGTGCAACAGTTTTAAGTTTGGGTTGCCAGAATTTGCAAATTGATATTTTTCAAAAGGCCTTGAAAACAATGAGCCCGAATAGTGATAAAGAAATTTTGATCTATGAGCAACAACAAATTGGAACTACCGACCAAATGTTTCAAATGGTGATTAAAGATTCTTATGAAGCTATTAAAAGAGCCAACCAAATTAAACGTAAACCTGCACCACTTTCAAAACTAAGCATTGGTTTAGAATGTGGCGGATCTGATGGTTTTTCTGGAATCTCGGCAAATCCTTCATTGGGAATTGTTTCAGATATTTTTGCAGCTTTGGGTGGGAAAACCATTTTGGCAGAGTTTCCAGAATTATGTGGGGTTGAACAAGAATTGATGAACCGATGTGTGGACGAAGAAAAAGCAGATAAGTTTTTGACTTTAATGAAAGCTTTTGAAAAATCTGTTGTGGATGCAGGTTCAGGTTTTGATATGAACCCATCTCCAGGGAATATTAAAGACGGATTAATTACTGATGCAATGAAATCTGCAGGTGCAGCCAAAAAAGGTGGAACTTCGCCTGTTGTAGATGTTTTAGATTATGGAGAATATATTTCAAAACCAGGTTTAAATCTTTTGAATACACCTGGGAATGATGCTGAATGTACTACAGGTTTAGTCGGCTCAGGAGCAACCGTGGTTTTATTTACAACAGGTTTAGGAAATCCAATGGGGAATCCGATTGCACCTGTGGTAAAAATTTCTTCAAACACAGCATTAATTAATAGAATGTCAGATATAATTGATGTAAATGCTGGAACTGTGATTACTGGTGAAAAAACCATTACTGAAGTAGGAGCAGAAATCGTAGATTATATTATAGAATTGGCGAGCGGAAACATAGAAACAAAAGCAGATCAGCTAAAACAAGATGTATTTATTCCTTGGAAAAGAGGAGTATCATTATAA
- a CDS encoding DUF4861 family protein, with translation MKISFLPFLLFCGICFGQNKTDTSLYMKSDKITYLTDIGSESGDLYQTIGHHGPAIENEWMALRIYFSEKEAIDVYSKPNLGLELRKANWYPTPAQQKEGWGADYYKVANTVGLGGVKLWDGEKVVPLNPVTNRLARVGKTDTTSYMEMISKGVPYKGQKVDILVRVTVFSGKREAKVEAICLSKIKVQFVTGVNYFKDFKSDKGANYIAVWGLHPEDVAASQVEIGAAIKYNPKDYTKNLDDGTQYLLVSKPTEHLETTIISSCALEKEINTFEKLVSFLKK, from the coding sequence ATGAAAATATCATTTCTTCCTTTTTTACTGTTTTGTGGTATTTGTTTTGGTCAAAACAAAACGGATACAAGTCTGTACATGAAATCGGATAAGATTACTTATCTTACTGATATCGGTTCAGAATCAGGAGATTTATACCAAACAATAGGTCATCACGGACCTGCTATTGAAAACGAATGGATGGCACTACGAATCTATTTTAGTGAAAAAGAAGCCATTGATGTCTATTCAAAACCAAATTTAGGATTAGAACTAAGAAAGGCAAATTGGTACCCTACTCCTGCTCAACAAAAAGAAGGATGGGGAGCTGATTATTATAAAGTTGCCAACACAGTTGGGCTTGGTGGAGTAAAGCTTTGGGATGGAGAAAAAGTAGTTCCATTAAATCCTGTTACCAATCGTTTGGCTCGTGTTGGAAAAACAGATACGACTTCCTACATGGAGATGATTTCTAAAGGTGTTCCATACAAAGGACAAAAAGTTGATATTTTAGTTCGAGTTACTGTATTTTCAGGAAAAAGAGAGGCTAAAGTAGAAGCTATTTGTTTAAGTAAAATCAAAGTACAGTTTGTTACTGGTGTCAATTACTTTAAAGATTTTAAATCAGATAAAGGAGCTAATTATATTGCAGTATGGGGACTTCATCCTGAAGATGTTGCGGCTTCACAAGTTGAAATTGGGGCAGCTATAAAATACAACCCAAAAGATTATACAAAAAATTTAGACGATGGAACTCAATATTTATTGGTCTCTAAACCAACTGAACATTTAGAAACTACAATAATTTCGTCATGTGCTTTGGAAAAAGAAATAAATACTTTTGAAAAATTAGTTTCATTTTTAAAAAAATAA
- a CDS encoding LacI family DNA-binding transcriptional regulator: protein MDQKTTIYDIAKALDITAATVSRALNNNPKISEVTRKLVLETAAKMNYKQNKLAQSLRSGKSNNVGVIVPRIDSNFFASVIRGIEEELRPEGYHVIICQTNEDEARQAENITALLNAQVDGILMSISNVSKENDHVIKNVVDKNVPLIFFDRKKEMDGVSSVTINDFQGGYLATKNLIEQGCKRIAHLTGNQSLEIYENRNKGYHKALEDFGLVSNEDYVFQTKSSVDAGRLAVERLLSLNPPPDGIFSSSDFAALGAIQELKERGVKIPEEFCVFGFGNEPFTRFMELSISSVDQSPLEMGKMAAKVFLEQINNTDKIKIEKKVVLNPELHIRKSSTRSLSSK, encoded by the coding sequence ATGGATCAAAAAACTACAATTTACGATATTGCCAAAGCACTGGATATTACAGCAGCTACTGTTTCTAGGGCTTTAAATAACAATCCCAAAATCAGTGAAGTCACTCGGAAGTTAGTTTTGGAAACTGCTGCTAAAATGAATTATAAGCAAAATAAATTAGCACAATCGCTTCGTAGTGGGAAAAGTAATAACGTTGGTGTTATTGTACCACGTATTGATAGCAACTTTTTTGCTTCTGTAATTCGGGGAATCGAAGAAGAATTGCGTCCAGAAGGATATCATGTAATAATTTGTCAGACTAATGAGGACGAAGCCAGACAAGCTGAAAATATTACTGCTTTATTGAATGCTCAGGTTGATGGAATTCTGATGTCGATTTCAAATGTTTCCAAGGAAAATGATCATGTGATAAAGAATGTAGTTGATAAAAACGTGCCATTAATCTTTTTTGATAGAAAGAAAGAAATGGATGGTGTTAGTTCTGTTACTATTAATGATTTTCAAGGAGGGTATTTAGCAACAAAAAACCTTATCGAGCAAGGGTGTAAGCGTATTGCTCATTTAACCGGAAATCAATCACTTGAGATATATGAAAATAGAAACAAAGGATATCATAAAGCATTAGAAGATTTTGGCTTAGTATCTAATGAAGACTATGTTTTTCAAACTAAAAGTAGTGTCGATGCAGGAAGACTTGCTGTAGAAAGATTATTAAGTTTGAATCCACCACCAGATGGAATCTTTTCTTCGAGTGATTTTGCTGCATTAGGAGCCATTCAGGAATTGAAAGAAAGAGGAGTGAAGATACCTGAAGAGTTTTGTGTTTTTGGTTTTGGTAATGAACCTTTTACTCGTTTTATGGAGTTGTCAATTTCGTCTGTAGATCAATCACCTTTGGAGATGGGGAAAATGGCGGCTAAAGTTTTTCTGGAACAAATCAATAATACTGATAAAATAAAAATTGAAAAGAAAGTAGTTTTAAACCCTGAATTACATATCCGAAAATCATCTACAAGAAGTTTATCTTCCAAATAG